Proteins encoded in a region of the Haloarcula sp. CBA1129 genome:
- a CDS encoding RsmB/NOP family class I SAM-dependent RNA methyltransferase, which translates to MEPLDRYRPIIDDYEAFIDACERPLPSAVRVNTIKATVQRVRTALAEADIAYDPVDWHDGLFVLPEDSPGANWPYFHGWIHGQEEVSVIPATVLDPQPGERVWDACAAPGSKTTQLAALMDDTGEVVATDNNLGRISALRTNTERLGATTVAVTHEDGRNHSLKPFGGEGYDRALVDVPCSCEGTIRKNPDTLEDWTLSHVEGISGVQKGILKRAVEVTEPGGTVVYSTCTFAPEENEAVLDYVLDEAACEIVDYDLPLNHAPGITEWRDETYDPSVTNAKRIYPHHNDTGGFFCAKLEVPAK; encoded by the coding sequence ATGGAACCACTCGACCGCTACCGGCCCATCATCGACGACTACGAGGCGTTCATCGACGCGTGTGAACGCCCGCTGCCGTCGGCTGTGCGGGTCAATACCATCAAAGCCACCGTTCAGCGGGTCCGGACGGCGCTTGCGGAGGCGGACATCGCCTACGACCCTGTCGACTGGCACGACGGCCTGTTTGTCCTGCCCGAAGACTCTCCCGGCGCGAACTGGCCGTACTTCCACGGCTGGATTCACGGTCAGGAAGAGGTCTCGGTTATTCCGGCGACCGTACTCGATCCACAGCCCGGCGAGCGAGTCTGGGACGCCTGTGCAGCACCGGGCAGCAAGACGACCCAGCTCGCCGCGCTGATGGACGATACTGGCGAGGTCGTCGCGACGGACAACAACCTCGGGCGTATCTCGGCGCTGCGGACTAACACCGAGCGGTTGGGCGCAACGACGGTCGCCGTCACTCACGAGGACGGCCGCAATCACTCGCTCAAGCCCTTCGGCGGTGAGGGGTACGACCGCGCGCTCGTCGATGTCCCCTGTTCCTGTGAGGGGACCATCCGCAAGAACCCGGATACGCTGGAGGACTGGACGCTCTCTCACGTCGAAGGGATCTCGGGCGTGCAGAAAGGCATCCTCAAGCGGGCCGTCGAAGTGACCGAGCCCGGCGGCACTGTCGTGTACTCCACCTGCACGTTCGCCCCGGAGGAGAACGAAGCCGTACTGGACTACGTGCTCGACGAGGCGGCGTGTGAAATCGTGGACTACGACCTGCCGCTCAACCACGCGCCCGGTATCACCGAGTGGCGAGACGAGACCTACGACCCGAGCGTGACCAACGCCAAGCGCATCTACCCGCACCACAACGACACGGGCGGGTTCTTCTGTGCGAAACTGGAGGTCCCCGCAAAATGA
- a CDS encoding proteasome assembly chaperone family protein yields the protein MAHIQVHRDDISLDSPTLVEGLPGVGLVGKIAADHLVDVYDMEYYASAHCEGLPEIAVYGTDDPEVRPPVRLYADEERDLLVLQSDAPISPSGAKEFAGCMVSWFEANDATPIYLSGRPAEKDGVPNVYGVSTGDGAAMLTDANVDPPSENGAITGPTGALIHESQRVGLTGIGLIVEADQRFPDPEAARALLQTAISPLADFEVDTEALVEQAEEIGRAKAQLARQLQENQEESTSAQPLGMYQ from the coding sequence ATGGCACACATACAGGTCCACCGCGACGACATTTCTCTCGATTCGCCAACACTGGTCGAGGGGCTACCGGGCGTCGGACTCGTCGGCAAGATAGCTGCAGACCATCTTGTCGACGTCTACGACATGGAGTACTACGCGTCGGCCCACTGCGAGGGACTGCCAGAAATCGCCGTGTACGGAACGGACGACCCGGAGGTTCGCCCACCGGTCCGGCTGTACGCGGACGAAGAGCGTGATCTGCTCGTCCTCCAGAGTGATGCGCCAATTTCACCCTCCGGCGCAAAAGAGTTCGCCGGCTGTATGGTCAGCTGGTTCGAGGCCAACGACGCGACGCCCATCTACCTCAGCGGTCGCCCTGCCGAGAAAGACGGCGTTCCGAACGTGTACGGCGTCTCGACCGGCGACGGGGCGGCAATGCTGACGGACGCGAACGTGGACCCGCCCTCGGAAAACGGCGCGATCACCGGGCCGACCGGCGCGCTGATCCACGAATCACAGCGGGTCGGGCTGACGGGCATCGGACTCATCGTCGAAGCCGACCAGCGATTCCCCGACCCGGAAGCGGCTCGAGCCCTTCTGCAGACGGCAATCAGCCCGTTGGCCGACTTCGAGGTCGACACTGAGGCGCTGGTCGAGCAAGCCGAAGAAATCGGCCGAGCAAAAGCACAGCTCGCACGGCAACTCCAAGAGAATCAGGAGGAGAGCACGAGCGCACAGCCGCTCGGGATGTATCAGTAA
- the sppA gene encoding signal peptide peptidase SppA: MTDADDILRGLLVVIVGIVAAIAAWYLFVAVPNSLAELLGILLLLAVVVGAVRIGGNIAGSLLPAHNVAEVAVEGPISRDGGGGITSPPVGASADNIVEQIERADSDRGSEALMLKLNTPGGEIVPSEDIRIAAEQFDGPTIAYATDVCASGGYDIAAGCDELWAREGSIVGSIGVVGSRVNAKELADRLGLSYEQFTAGEYKDAGVPLKEMTEDEREYLQGIVDDYYDQFVDTVAEGREMDAETLKDTEARIFLGDEAEERGLVDRLGTRDDVEASLEQRLGEAVTIKEYEPERGLTNKLRGGAQQVAFALGAGIAGVADGDIEGLSFRR; the protein is encoded by the coding sequence ATGACGGACGCAGACGACATCCTTCGTGGGTTACTGGTCGTAATCGTCGGCATCGTCGCGGCAATAGCGGCGTGGTACCTGTTCGTTGCGGTCCCGAACAGCTTGGCGGAACTGCTTGGCATCCTGTTACTGCTGGCCGTCGTCGTCGGTGCGGTACGTATCGGTGGCAACATCGCCGGGTCGCTGCTGCCGGCACACAACGTCGCGGAGGTCGCCGTCGAAGGACCGATCAGTCGAGACGGCGGGGGCGGCATCACCAGTCCGCCAGTCGGTGCATCGGCCGACAACATCGTTGAACAGATCGAACGGGCCGATAGCGACCGCGGCTCGGAAGCACTCATGCTGAAGCTGAACACGCCGGGGGGCGAAATCGTTCCCAGCGAGGATATCCGCATCGCCGCCGAGCAGTTCGACGGCCCGACCATCGCCTACGCGACGGACGTCTGTGCCAGCGGCGGCTACGACATCGCCGCCGGCTGTGACGAACTGTGGGCGCGTGAGGGCTCTATCGTCGGCTCTATCGGCGTCGTCGGCTCCCGGGTCAACGCCAAGGAGCTGGCCGACCGGCTCGGCCTCTCCTACGAGCAATTCACCGCCGGCGAGTACAAGGACGCCGGCGTCCCGCTGAAGGAAATGACCGAGGACGAGCGCGAGTACCTCCAGGGCATCGTCGACGACTACTACGACCAGTTCGTCGACACCGTGGCCGAAGGCCGCGAGATGGACGCCGAGACGCTCAAGGATACTGAAGCGCGAATCTTCCTCGGTGACGAGGCGGAAGAACGCGGGCTCGTCGACCGGCTCGGAACGCGGGACGACGTTGAGGCAAGTCTGGAGCAACGGCTGGGTGAGGCTGTGACAATCAAGGAGTACGAGCCTGAACGCGGACTGACGAACAAGCTCCGCGGGGGCGCACAGCAGGTCGCGTTCGCGCTGGGTGCGGGCATCGCTGGCGTCGCCGATGGCGACATTGAGGGCCTCTCCTTCCGGCGATAG
- a CDS encoding DUF373 family protein — MTTLVVCIDRDSPAAATCPVVGRDAVEALITQTGVVDPEDSRVNCLLEGLAVADELEAEGSSPVLAVVGGGSDSVGSDREIASQIDNLVAEHDPDSAVVVVDSADDERLVPIIESRVQVDAVDRVVVRQARDIESTYYLLKQFLADEELRKTVLVPVGIIMLAFPLLLVVTSPTIAVGAIAAAIGVFLIYKGLGIDTYLSRLPGQTREALYSGQVSLVTYVVAGGLSLVGIFAGVLGVSAVGDISPFLLANRFAFASVPWLTGAALAASLGRLLDELIQQEGVRGAYVNLPFGAVAVGLVVRGFSAYFLERGGVFEPFQVPETNLSIVQVQGFTLEAGTRLALFILAGILISLIGVRVATYVSHTDIEDELVE; from the coding sequence GTGACCACGCTGGTGGTGTGTATCGACAGGGACAGTCCGGCCGCAGCGACGTGTCCCGTCGTCGGCCGCGACGCCGTCGAGGCCCTCATCACGCAGACGGGAGTCGTTGACCCGGAAGACAGCCGGGTCAACTGCCTGCTCGAAGGGCTCGCAGTCGCGGACGAACTCGAAGCTGAGGGGTCCTCGCCGGTGCTTGCCGTCGTCGGTGGCGGGAGCGACAGCGTCGGCTCGGACCGGGAGATCGCCAGCCAGATCGACAATCTAGTCGCCGAGCACGACCCCGATTCCGCGGTCGTCGTCGTCGACAGCGCCGACGACGAGCGGCTGGTCCCCATCATCGAGAGCCGCGTTCAGGTCGACGCCGTCGACCGCGTCGTCGTCCGCCAAGCTCGTGACATCGAATCGACATACTACCTGCTCAAGCAGTTCTTGGCCGACGAGGAACTGCGCAAGACAGTGCTAGTTCCTGTCGGGATCATCATGCTCGCGTTCCCGCTGTTGCTCGTCGTCACCAGCCCGACCATCGCTGTCGGCGCTATCGCGGCCGCTATCGGCGTGTTCCTCATCTACAAGGGGCTCGGTATCGACACGTACCTTTCGCGACTCCCCGGCCAGACCCGCGAAGCCCTGTATTCGGGGCAGGTGTCGCTCGTGACCTACGTCGTCGCCGGTGGCCTCTCGCTCGTCGGTATCTTCGCCGGCGTTTTGGGCGTTTCTGCGGTCGGCGATATCAGTCCCTTCCTGCTTGCGAACCGCTTTGCTTTCGCGTCCGTCCCGTGGCTGACCGGCGCGGCGCTGGCCGCCTCGCTCGGTCGTCTACTGGACGAACTCATCCAGCAAGAAGGGGTCCGGGGCGCGTACGTGAACCTTCCCTTCGGTGCGGTCGCCGTCGGCCTCGTCGTTCGTGGCTTTTCTGCGTACTTCCTCGAACGCGGCGGCGTGTTCGAGCCGTTTCAGGTGCCGGAGACGAACCTCAGTATCGTCCAAGTGCAGGGCTTCACGCTGGAGGCCGGGACCCGCCTCGCGCTGTTCATCCTCGCAGGGATCCTCATCAGCCTCATCGGCGTCCGGGTAGCGACCTATGTCAGCCACACCGATATCGAAGACGAACTGGTAGAATAG
- a CDS encoding diphthine--ammonia ligase, with protein sequence MTDGAWVSLFSGGKDSSWALYRALERGHPVEHLVTVHPEGDSYMYHVPATRLARLAAESIGIPLVEVEPDDFEADDVLDSGAQGDTELEPLEAALRDLDAELDGGITGVTAGAVESEYQTTRIESMADRLEANVFAPLWQENPRDLADAMLDAGFEIRIIRVAAYGLDESWLGRTLDADALDELEALNEEYGVHILGEGGEFETLVTDGPHMDRRIELEYETEWDGSRGTVQVEDAWLA encoded by the coding sequence ATGACTGACGGTGCGTGGGTTTCGCTGTTCTCCGGCGGCAAAGACTCTTCGTGGGCGCTGTACCGGGCACTGGAACGAGGCCACCCTGTCGAACACTTGGTGACGGTCCACCCGGAGGGCGACTCATATATGTACCACGTTCCGGCGACTCGACTGGCTCGACTGGCCGCCGAGAGCATCGGTATTCCACTAGTCGAAGTCGAGCCCGACGATTTCGAGGCCGATGACGTGCTTGATTCCGGCGCACAGGGCGACACCGAACTCGAACCGCTTGAGGCCGCGCTCCGCGACCTCGACGCCGAACTAGACGGCGGCATCACCGGCGTCACTGCCGGCGCGGTCGAAAGCGAGTACCAGACGACTCGCATCGAATCGATGGCCGACCGCCTTGAAGCGAACGTGTTCGCGCCCCTGTGGCAGGAGAACCCACGCGACCTCGCCGACGCGATGCTCGACGCTGGCTTCGAGATACGGATTATCCGGGTGGCCGCGTACGGACTCGACGAGTCGTGGCTGGGCCGGACGCTCGATGCCGACGCGCTCGACGAACTGGAAGCGCTCAACGAGGAGTACGGCGTCCACATCCTCGGAGAGGGCGGCGAGTTCGAGACGCTCGTCACCGACGGGCCACACATGGACCGCCGGATCGAACTGGAGTACGAGACGGAGTGGGACGGCAGCCGTGGAACGGTGCAGGTCGAGGACGCATGGCTGGCGTAA